In one window of Miscanthus floridulus cultivar M001 chromosome 12, ASM1932011v1, whole genome shotgun sequence DNA:
- the LOC136498184 gene encoding protein S-acyltransferase 21-like isoform X2: MLRTEADSSNICRRIKDRTARINRSDVYALIEVVAITVYFLLCMAFYAFFSPFLGKDLYEYIAVGIYSFLALSVLILYVRCTAIDPADPGILISMDGTLFYKSEAPVDTQEEAGKPGLRTGDGEDIQKHKSCFGRVCFCCAIFTTGDCREEDEANHEEDYGEEALFCTLCNAEVRTHSKHCRSCDKCVDGFDHHCRWLNNCVGRKNYITFLCLMAVSLAWLAVECGVGIAVFVRCFTDKTAIEDQIVEKLGYGLSRAPFATIVALATALSLLASVPLGELFFFHMILIRKVSHFVVTCHYLFHFIRSCPRMHHVIWLLLLHYVFQGITTYEYVVAMRAQSEPPGPSVIDDQQSLASSPMSSTPTGFSGSSFARHYKGAWCTPPRIFIDQDEIIPHLEPGRVPSTVDPDTTDPMERIKTHPKRPVRISAWKLAKLDSNEAMKAAAKARASSSVLKPINTRNQYEADSDNLSTRSSVISADTGHHRYPRSCGNSQYKPSYPPSRASADDIDLYPQTPSSFQSNSRTPTPLAEHHPSKHFNPIYQTSANRSPFSAKASVSEITNAGKSYPPPQADRSSRSSVYWDQEAGRFVSAQANQGSSSRSGHPELLYTGQSIFFGGPLIADPAARSFRDPGGSSQRSAGPRPHQLPVFDPSNPQKDQLSRLP; encoded by the exons ATGCTCCGGACAGAAGCGGATTCAAGCAACATCTGCCGTAGGATCAAAGATCGGACGGCCAGAATTAATCGGAGTGACGTGTACGCTCTCATTGAG GTGGTGGCTATAACAGTGTACTTCTTGCTTTGTATGGCATTCTATGCTTTCTTCTCTCCATTTCTTGGGAAGGACTTGTATGAATATATCGCTGTGGGTATTTATAGTTTTCTG GCCTTATCCGTGCTGATTCTATATGTTAGATGTACTGCGATCGATCCCGCTGACCCTGGCATCCTGATTTCCATGGATGGCACACTATTTTATAAATCAGAAG CACCTGTAGACACTCAAGAAGAAGCTGGTAAGCCAGGATTGAGAACCGGTGACGGTGAGGATATCCAAAAGCATAAATCATGCTTTGGAAGGGTTTGTTTTTGTTGCGCTATTTTTACAACTGGGGACTGTCGCGAAGAGGATGAAGCTAACCATGAAGAAGATTATGGTGAAGAGGCACTCTTTTGCACCCTTTGCAACGCGGAG GTGCGCACACATAGCAAGCACTGTCGAAGTTGCGACAAGTGCGTTGATGGGTTTGATCATCACTGCCGA TGGCTGAACAACTGTGTTGGAAGAAAAAATTATATCACATTTTTATGCCTTATGGCTGTGAGTCTGGCTTGG CTTGCTGTTGAGTGTGGAGTTGGTATTGCTGTTTTTGTTCGTTGCTTCACTGATAAGACGGCAATAGAAGATCAGATTGTGGAAAAGCTGGGCTATGGTCTTTCACGAGCACCCTTTGCAACCATTGTG GCCCTGGCTACAGCTCTTTCTTTGCTTGCTTCAGTACCACTAGGAGAACTATTTTTCTTCCATATGATATTAATCCGGAAGGTTAGTCACTTTGTTGTCACTTGTCATTATTTGTTCCATTTTATTAGATCGTGTCCAAGAATGCATCATGTAATATGGTTACTCTTGTTGCACTATGTTTTTCAGGGCATAACAACTTATGAATAtgttgtggccatgagggctcaGAGTGAACCTCCTGGACCTTCTGTCATTGATGACCAACAAAGTTTGGCTTCTTCTCCAATGAGTTCTACACCAACAGGTTTTAGTGGGAGCTCGTTTGCACGGCACTACAAAGGCGCATGGTGCACTCCCCCACGTATCTTCATTGACCAG GACGAAATCATCCCACACCTGGAGCCTGGCCGAGTCCCTTCAACTGTTGATCCTGATACCACAGACCCAATGGAAAGAATCAAAACCCATCCTAAACGTCCAGTCCGCATCAGTGCGTGGAAGCTTGCGAAGCTCGATTCAAATGAGGCCATGAAAGCAGCAGCAAAAGCCAGAGCCTCTTCGTCCGTGCTGAAACCGATCAATACCCGCAACCAGTATGAGGCAGACAGTGATAACCTCAGTACCAGAAGCAGTGTCATAAGTGCTGATACCGGACACCATAGGTACCCTCGGTCTTGCGGGAATTCGCAGTACAAGCCCTCTTATCCACCCAGCAGAGCAAGTGCAGATGACATCGATCTGTACCCCCAGACACCGAGCAGCTTCCAGAGCAACTCACGGACTCCAACTCCTCTTGCCGAGCACCATCCCTCCAAGCATTTCAACCCAATCTACCAGACATCAGCAAACAGGTCTCCATTCTCAGCAAAAGCAAGTGTCAGTGAAATCACCAATGCAGGGAAGTCCTACCCTCCACCACAAGCGGACAGATCCTCCCGGTCATCTGTTTACTGGGATCAGGAAGCTGGCAGGTTCGTGTCTGCGCAGGCAAACCAGGGATCCAGCTCTCGCTCTGGCCATCCTGAGCTTCTATACACCGGGCAGTCCATATTCTTTGGTGGACCTCTGATTGCAGACCCTGCAGCAAGAAGCTTCAGAGATCCTGGTGGTTCGAGCCAAAGGTCTGCCGGGCCTCGGCCGCACCAGCTCCCGGTGTTCGATCCCAGTAACCCCCAGAAAGATCAGCTGTCCAGGTTACCGTGA
- the LOC136498184 gene encoding protein S-acyltransferase 21-like isoform X3, with protein sequence MLRTEADSSNICRRIKDRTARINRSDVYALIEVEVVAITVYFLLCMAFYAFFSPFLGKDLYEYIAVGIYSFLALSVLILYVRCTAIDPADPGILISMDGTLFYKSEAPVDTQEEAGKPGLRTGDGEDIQKHKSCFGRVCFCCAIFTTGDCREEDEANHEEDYGEEALFCTLCNAEVRTHSKHCRSCDKCVDGFDHHCRWLNNCVGRKNYITFLCLMAVSLAWLAVECGVGIAVFVRCFTDKTAIEDQIVEKLGYGLSRAPFATIVALATALSLLASVPLGELFFFHMILIRKGITTYEYVVAMRAQSEPPGPSVIDDQQSLASSPMSSTPTGFSGSSFARHYKGAWCTPPRIFIDQDEIIPHLEPGRVPSTVDPDTTDPMERIKTHPKRPVRISAWKLAKLDSNEAMKAAAKARASSSVLKPINTRNQYEADSDNLSTRSSVISADTGHHRYPRSCGNSQYKPSYPPSRASADDIDLYPQTPSSFQSNSRTPTPLAEHHPSKHFNPIYQTSANRSPFSAKASVSEITNAGKSYPPPQADRSSRSSVYWDQEAGRFVSAQANQGSSSRSGHPELLYTGQSIFFGGPLIADPAARSFRDPGGSSQRSAGPRPHQLPVFDPSNPQKDQLSRLP encoded by the exons ATGCTCCGGACAGAAGCGGATTCAAGCAACATCTGCCGTAGGATCAAAGATCGGACGGCCAGAATTAATCGGAGTGACGTGTACGCTCTCATTGAGGTTGAG GTGGTGGCTATAACAGTGTACTTCTTGCTTTGTATGGCATTCTATGCTTTCTTCTCTCCATTTCTTGGGAAGGACTTGTATGAATATATCGCTGTGGGTATTTATAGTTTTCTG GCCTTATCCGTGCTGATTCTATATGTTAGATGTACTGCGATCGATCCCGCTGACCCTGGCATCCTGATTTCCATGGATGGCACACTATTTTATAAATCAGAAG CACCTGTAGACACTCAAGAAGAAGCTGGTAAGCCAGGATTGAGAACCGGTGACGGTGAGGATATCCAAAAGCATAAATCATGCTTTGGAAGGGTTTGTTTTTGTTGCGCTATTTTTACAACTGGGGACTGTCGCGAAGAGGATGAAGCTAACCATGAAGAAGATTATGGTGAAGAGGCACTCTTTTGCACCCTTTGCAACGCGGAG GTGCGCACACATAGCAAGCACTGTCGAAGTTGCGACAAGTGCGTTGATGGGTTTGATCATCACTGCCGA TGGCTGAACAACTGTGTTGGAAGAAAAAATTATATCACATTTTTATGCCTTATGGCTGTGAGTCTGGCTTGG CTTGCTGTTGAGTGTGGAGTTGGTATTGCTGTTTTTGTTCGTTGCTTCACTGATAAGACGGCAATAGAAGATCAGATTGTGGAAAAGCTGGGCTATGGTCTTTCACGAGCACCCTTTGCAACCATTGTG GCCCTGGCTACAGCTCTTTCTTTGCTTGCTTCAGTACCACTAGGAGAACTATTTTTCTTCCATATGATATTAATCCGGAAG GGCATAACAACTTATGAATAtgttgtggccatgagggctcaGAGTGAACCTCCTGGACCTTCTGTCATTGATGACCAACAAAGTTTGGCTTCTTCTCCAATGAGTTCTACACCAACAGGTTTTAGTGGGAGCTCGTTTGCACGGCACTACAAAGGCGCATGGTGCACTCCCCCACGTATCTTCATTGACCAG GACGAAATCATCCCACACCTGGAGCCTGGCCGAGTCCCTTCAACTGTTGATCCTGATACCACAGACCCAATGGAAAGAATCAAAACCCATCCTAAACGTCCAGTCCGCATCAGTGCGTGGAAGCTTGCGAAGCTCGATTCAAATGAGGCCATGAAAGCAGCAGCAAAAGCCAGAGCCTCTTCGTCCGTGCTGAAACCGATCAATACCCGCAACCAGTATGAGGCAGACAGTGATAACCTCAGTACCAGAAGCAGTGTCATAAGTGCTGATACCGGACACCATAGGTACCCTCGGTCTTGCGGGAATTCGCAGTACAAGCCCTCTTATCCACCCAGCAGAGCAAGTGCAGATGACATCGATCTGTACCCCCAGACACCGAGCAGCTTCCAGAGCAACTCACGGACTCCAACTCCTCTTGCCGAGCACCATCCCTCCAAGCATTTCAACCCAATCTACCAGACATCAGCAAACAGGTCTCCATTCTCAGCAAAAGCAAGTGTCAGTGAAATCACCAATGCAGGGAAGTCCTACCCTCCACCACAAGCGGACAGATCCTCCCGGTCATCTGTTTACTGGGATCAGGAAGCTGGCAGGTTCGTGTCTGCGCAGGCAAACCAGGGATCCAGCTCTCGCTCTGGCCATCCTGAGCTTCTATACACCGGGCAGTCCATATTCTTTGGTGGACCTCTGATTGCAGACCCTGCAGCAAGAAGCTTCAGAGATCCTGGTGGTTCGAGCCAAAGGTCTGCCGGGCCTCGGCCGCACCAGCTCCCGGTGTTCGATCCCAGTAACCCCCAGAAAGATCAGCTGTCCAGGTTACCGTGA
- the LOC136498184 gene encoding protein S-acyltransferase 21-like isoform X1 encodes MLRTEADSSNICRRIKDRTARINRSDVYALIEVEVVAITVYFLLCMAFYAFFSPFLGKDLYEYIAVGIYSFLALSVLILYVRCTAIDPADPGILISMDGTLFYKSEAPVDTQEEAGKPGLRTGDGEDIQKHKSCFGRVCFCCAIFTTGDCREEDEANHEEDYGEEALFCTLCNAEVRTHSKHCRSCDKCVDGFDHHCRWLNNCVGRKNYITFLCLMAVSLAWLAVECGVGIAVFVRCFTDKTAIEDQIVEKLGYGLSRAPFATIVALATALSLLASVPLGELFFFHMILIRKVSHFVVTCHYLFHFIRSCPRMHHVIWLLLLHYVFQGITTYEYVVAMRAQSEPPGPSVIDDQQSLASSPMSSTPTGFSGSSFARHYKGAWCTPPRIFIDQDEIIPHLEPGRVPSTVDPDTTDPMERIKTHPKRPVRISAWKLAKLDSNEAMKAAAKARASSSVLKPINTRNQYEADSDNLSTRSSVISADTGHHRYPRSCGNSQYKPSYPPSRASADDIDLYPQTPSSFQSNSRTPTPLAEHHPSKHFNPIYQTSANRSPFSAKASVSEITNAGKSYPPPQADRSSRSSVYWDQEAGRFVSAQANQGSSSRSGHPELLYTGQSIFFGGPLIADPAARSFRDPGGSSQRSAGPRPHQLPVFDPSNPQKDQLSRLP; translated from the exons ATGCTCCGGACAGAAGCGGATTCAAGCAACATCTGCCGTAGGATCAAAGATCGGACGGCCAGAATTAATCGGAGTGACGTGTACGCTCTCATTGAGGTTGAG GTGGTGGCTATAACAGTGTACTTCTTGCTTTGTATGGCATTCTATGCTTTCTTCTCTCCATTTCTTGGGAAGGACTTGTATGAATATATCGCTGTGGGTATTTATAGTTTTCTG GCCTTATCCGTGCTGATTCTATATGTTAGATGTACTGCGATCGATCCCGCTGACCCTGGCATCCTGATTTCCATGGATGGCACACTATTTTATAAATCAGAAG CACCTGTAGACACTCAAGAAGAAGCTGGTAAGCCAGGATTGAGAACCGGTGACGGTGAGGATATCCAAAAGCATAAATCATGCTTTGGAAGGGTTTGTTTTTGTTGCGCTATTTTTACAACTGGGGACTGTCGCGAAGAGGATGAAGCTAACCATGAAGAAGATTATGGTGAAGAGGCACTCTTTTGCACCCTTTGCAACGCGGAG GTGCGCACACATAGCAAGCACTGTCGAAGTTGCGACAAGTGCGTTGATGGGTTTGATCATCACTGCCGA TGGCTGAACAACTGTGTTGGAAGAAAAAATTATATCACATTTTTATGCCTTATGGCTGTGAGTCTGGCTTGG CTTGCTGTTGAGTGTGGAGTTGGTATTGCTGTTTTTGTTCGTTGCTTCACTGATAAGACGGCAATAGAAGATCAGATTGTGGAAAAGCTGGGCTATGGTCTTTCACGAGCACCCTTTGCAACCATTGTG GCCCTGGCTACAGCTCTTTCTTTGCTTGCTTCAGTACCACTAGGAGAACTATTTTTCTTCCATATGATATTAATCCGGAAGGTTAGTCACTTTGTTGTCACTTGTCATTATTTGTTCCATTTTATTAGATCGTGTCCAAGAATGCATCATGTAATATGGTTACTCTTGTTGCACTATGTTTTTCAGGGCATAACAACTTATGAATAtgttgtggccatgagggctcaGAGTGAACCTCCTGGACCTTCTGTCATTGATGACCAACAAAGTTTGGCTTCTTCTCCAATGAGTTCTACACCAACAGGTTTTAGTGGGAGCTCGTTTGCACGGCACTACAAAGGCGCATGGTGCACTCCCCCACGTATCTTCATTGACCAG GACGAAATCATCCCACACCTGGAGCCTGGCCGAGTCCCTTCAACTGTTGATCCTGATACCACAGACCCAATGGAAAGAATCAAAACCCATCCTAAACGTCCAGTCCGCATCAGTGCGTGGAAGCTTGCGAAGCTCGATTCAAATGAGGCCATGAAAGCAGCAGCAAAAGCCAGAGCCTCTTCGTCCGTGCTGAAACCGATCAATACCCGCAACCAGTATGAGGCAGACAGTGATAACCTCAGTACCAGAAGCAGTGTCATAAGTGCTGATACCGGACACCATAGGTACCCTCGGTCTTGCGGGAATTCGCAGTACAAGCCCTCTTATCCACCCAGCAGAGCAAGTGCAGATGACATCGATCTGTACCCCCAGACACCGAGCAGCTTCCAGAGCAACTCACGGACTCCAACTCCTCTTGCCGAGCACCATCCCTCCAAGCATTTCAACCCAATCTACCAGACATCAGCAAACAGGTCTCCATTCTCAGCAAAAGCAAGTGTCAGTGAAATCACCAATGCAGGGAAGTCCTACCCTCCACCACAAGCGGACAGATCCTCCCGGTCATCTGTTTACTGGGATCAGGAAGCTGGCAGGTTCGTGTCTGCGCAGGCAAACCAGGGATCCAGCTCTCGCTCTGGCCATCCTGAGCTTCTATACACCGGGCAGTCCATATTCTTTGGTGGACCTCTGATTGCAGACCCTGCAGCAAGAAGCTTCAGAGATCCTGGTGGTTCGAGCCAAAGGTCTGCCGGGCCTCGGCCGCACCAGCTCCCGGTGTTCGATCCCAGTAACCCCCAGAAAGATCAGCTGTCCAGGTTACCGTGA